The Labrus mixtus chromosome 18, fLabMix1.1, whole genome shotgun sequence DNA segment GCGTTTGCACCGCCCCTAAATGTATGTGCACATGTGCTTTATAAGCTCAgatatgtctctctgtctgccttcCACAGTCAGGTGCGGCTCAAATAGCAGCACGGAGGCCATTGTGAGGGGGATTGGCTCGATTTGTAAACCTGACAGACCTGCTGGTTTGTTTGCCCTCTGACATCATTTAATCATCAGGGTGTGTTTGAAGGACAAGGAGCTCCTGGCCCAAACCTTAGATCAGCTGACTTCACATTTAAGGCACACTTCCTCGTGGTAATTCAGCAAAATGAAGTTTACTCGCCATTTATgcacaagtgtgtgtttctctatgAAATGTAAGgtgttgttgtgtagttttAGTTATTGATTAATAATTGATTAAGCATCCAAACTTCCGGGATTAAAAACCACAACACGATCTGTGagtttattggtttatttttctctccagcCCTGATTATATCAGCATGTCTGcagacattaaaagaaaaaaaaacacagtaaagcTTTTTAGGAGCCTGCAACTGAACTTTAGGAGATACCATCATCCCTGTTTGACTCTGCAAGAGAACTGGAACAGAACTAGAAGACTCGCTGCTTTCTTGAAGTCTCTGTtgtggaaaatgttgctttCCTTGTGAGACTGAAAAATCCAAAGTTAtgcgatatatatatatatatatatatatatatgtataaaactGTGTGACATGCCAATACCAGTTTACACTTCAATTTCTACTAACTATCTATTCGTTTACATGTTATAGTGATAATGCTGCTGTAACTAGCCCCCACCCTGCAAACTGTCGGCTACTTGGTTTCTTTGAACTGTGCAGAGTGGACTGTAAAACAGCACAAGGCTGTGTTTGTCGCTGTAAGCATGTCCGATATACTTGCTCCTTTAACCTGAGGAAAGATTGTTGTAAAATCTGGCAGGTCCTAGTGAATTGAACACATTAATTTGGCCTAATTTGGATCCATTGCTGTCTGAAAGCCTTGATGAACAAGCTTTACATCGTggttattgttttaaattgtatttgacGTTATAAATTTAATTGTATTCAGTGAGACACATCCATTTATTGTCTGTGGTTTGGAAAGATGAATACATTTCCACAATCATTGTTTAATTCTTCAAGTAGCCGTACAGTAGATCTGTTATATCTTTGCTTTCACAAAACAGCCACACAGGTGACATCATCACCTTGGCCTCTATAAACAGTCAGGGGAAACCTTATTGCTTCGACTCAGTGAACCGAATTCCTGCTCTGGTGCAGTTTCTCAGGCTCAGCATGCCTCCATGCTGCAGCTAGCAGTTCCAGCTCACGCAGGCAAATTCACTGGCAGATTGCCATCGCACtgtaaaacacaacaatgactGCAATTCTCTCGGCAGCTATCAGCCTCTAGTTGAGTCATGGACGGCTTCATGCTGATTTGACTGTTGCAATCCCGGATGATACAGAAAGGCTCAGTCAATCAGATGCATTTGcctcatttatttttcacacattaTTAGTCTCTACAATCTCTAATTTCGGAATcgttaaacatttaatttcctcTGGTTGTTAATGTTGAATACACAAAGGGAAAGCAGCAAAACAAATCCTTCCACAAATACTCAAGACCAGTTAATATATTAGGAGAATGGCATGCAAAATAATCAGGATTATATGTTTAGCCCTAATCATGTAGCCGTAGGATGCGCCAACAGTGATAACAAATCTGtgaactgatttattttctctgttttattctcACAGCGGAGCAAATCATTTCTAGGTCAGTGGCTGTCAAAGGGCTCGAGTTGCATGCCATTTTTATCCTGCCTCGGCACAAATTGGTTGAAAGcacttatttttctctgtgaggggagaagtgacattgccGAGCATGATCTATGATTGAattactctccctctctcttacaTAAGTTGTACTACCatacttgtgtttttgtcatttttaaataccATTTTGATATTGCAGTTAAAAAAGAGTTGATTCTGCAAAAATAATGTCttcatatttttattgtgtATACTATTATAATTGTGTTTGAAGACAGTCACAATTTTTCTAGTACATAGAGGTCAAATCAAAACCTCTTTAGTAGGCTTTTAACTATTTATGGGGGATAATTTTGCCCTGCACATCAGTGATAATGTTTACCTGTGGCTTATTGTCTGACTTTGTGTAATGCCAgatcaacatgtttgatttgttgtttgaaGTCACTGCACTGCTTGGTGTGAGTGACTGAATGCTAGAGGgatagaaacagaaacaaaacatgaatctTGTTTCTCGTGATTAGAAGACTGAAGTTTTCCGAGGATGATTGAACGctaatttgtatttgtttgtttggcctTTATCAACACCTAATTGTAAACTCTGTGTCTCGCAGGTAGCTGATAAAAGGAGAAGCCGGCTGTTCTATCCCAGCCAGAAGAGGACACAGGATAGAAACTGATAGAGCAACTAAGAGTTGGAGTGGGACACATCACTACCAGCAAAGAAATCAGGATGAAAGTTCCTCTGTACCACTGACAAGCAGAACTGGAATGATCTCTTGACCCTTTTCCTGGAAGTGACCAAGTTAGCGATGAGAGGGGGGATATAATGGCCAAAAACAAGGATGCACGGCCCCCGACATTCGCTGTCAGTGTGGTCGGCCTCTCGGGGACggagaaagagaagggaaaTTGTGGCGTAGGCAAGTCCTGCCTATGTAACAGATATGTGCGTCCTAATGCGGATGGTTATTACACAGAGCACACCTCAGTGCTGAGCACAATAGACTTTGGGGGACGTGTGGTAAACAATGACCACTTCCTTTACTGGGGGGATGTGTCCCATAGAGGGGACGATGGGCTGGACTGTAAAATCCAAGTCATTGAACAAACAGAGTTCATTGATGACCAGACGTTCCTTCCGCATCGGAGTACAAATTTGCAGCCCTACACCAAAAGGGCAGCAGCTACTAAGCTCCAATCGGCAGAGAAGCTGATGTACATCTGCACCGATCAGCTGGGCCTGGAGCAGGACTTTGACCAGAAACAGATGCCTGATGGGAAGCTGAACATTGATGGGTTTTTGCTTTGCATCGATGTTAGCAAAGGTTGTAATAGGAAGTTTGATGACCAAATGAAGTTCATCAACAGCCTCTACTCCCAAATAGTTAAGACGAAGAAGCCTATTGTTGTTGCTGCCACAAAATGTGATGAGTGTGTAGACCAGCACCTGAGGGACCTGCAGGCTTTTGTTGCCAGCAAGAAAAACCTGTTGCTAATTGAGACGTCAGCACGCTCCAATGTCAATGCAGAGCTCTGCTTCAATGCCCTCATCCAGCAGTTGGATAAAACGAGGGGGAAGCCAAAAACTGTGCCATACCTGGAGGCCTATAAAATCCAACGGCAGCTTGTTGCCTCAGTGTCGGATAGATTTGAAAAATTGATGGTTCACTCGGTCAGAGATTACCACACCACATGGAAAGGTGTTGTCAACAATATGAAAGGCCAACCAGACTATGATGACTTCATCACCTTGGAGGGCTCCAGGAAAGCACGTAACATGTTCACAAAGCACATAAGTCAATTGAAGCAGGAGCACATcaagaggagaagggaggagtACCTGACAACACTCCCCAAAACCCTTAACAACCTCCTCAATAACCTGGAGGAGGTGGAACCCCTCTCATGGCCTGAGGCACAGAGTGTCATACGGAACCGACCAGATTTTCAGTACTGGTTTGTGATTCTGGAACAAACACCGTGGGATGAGACTGACCACATTGACATCAGTGACCGCAGGATACCCTTTGACCTCCTCGATACACCTGATGGCGAGAGAATTTACCACAACCACGTCCAGCACCTGCTGTCCGAAAAGAGACGGGGGGAGATGAAAGAGAGGTTCAAGAAGACGCTGGAGAGGGTTCATTTTATCAGTGCGGGGCAGCCTTGGGAGGAAGTCATGTGCTTTGTCATGGAGGACGAGGCCTACAAGTACATCACAGAATCAGATAGGAGGGATGTTTATTGTAGACACCAGCAGGAAATAGTTGAAAGGGCCAAAGAGGATTTTCAGGAAATGCTTTTTGAGCATGCCGAGCTATTCTATGACTTGGACCTGAATGCCACCCCCAGCTGCGACAAGATGAGCGAAATCCACAGTGTGCTAAATGAGGAACCCAGATACAGGGCGCTGCAGAAACTTGCCCCAGATAGAGAATCACTCCTCCTCAAACACATTGGATTTGTTTACCACCCTACAAAGGAGACATGCCTGAGTGGGCAGAACTGTGTGGATATGAAAGTGGAGCAGGTTTTAGCCAACAGGCTGGTACAGCTTGACCACGGACGCTCTAATCTCTATTATAACAGTGCCAACATTGATAAGATCAACCTCTGCCTCCTGGGAAGGGAGGGTCTCTCACAGGAACTAGCCAATGAGATCCGAGCTCAGTCCACAGATGATGAGTACACCCTGGATGGTAAAATATATGAACTGGAGCTTCTTCCTGTGGATGTCAACTCTACACTCCTCTTCAGCCACACCTGGGTCAACAGTTTTAAGCCACATggctgcttttgtgtgtttaattccATAGAGAGCCTCAACTGTATTGGAGACTGCATAGGCAGGATCAGAGCAGAGATAGCACAGAGTAGGAGAGATAGGTTTGCTCAGCCACTACCCTTCATTCTTATCCTGGCTAATCAAAGGGACAGTGTTTGCAAAAACATACCCATCCTGAGGCACCAGGGCCAACAGCTGGCAAACAAGCTGCAATGTACCTTTGTCGACATCCCCTCCGGAGCCTTTCCACGTAAATTCACTGAGTTTCAGATAAAGCAAGGTCTTCGAGCAGTGCTGGAGGGGCTAAAGCATAACTTTGATGTTTTGGCCCCATTGCCCTCTATCAAAGACATGTCAGAGACGGACCTTAGGATAGTCATGTGTGCCATGTGCTGGGATCCTTTCAGTGTTGATCTCATCCTCTCGCCTTTCCTGGACTCACATTGCTGTAGTGCAGGGCAGCCAGGTCAGAGCAACACATTGATACTGGACAAGATCATCGgggacagcaggaggaggatccAGGTTACTGTCCTCTCCTATCACACTGCTATCGGTGTTCGCAAAGATGAACTGGTGCATGGCTACATTTTAGTGTATTCTGCCAAACGCAAAGCCTCTATGGCGACCCTGCGGGCGTTCCTGGCTGAAGTCCAGGATGTTATCCCAGTCCAGATGGTAGCAATCACAGACAGCCAGGCAGACTTCTTTGAGAATGATGCCATTAAGGAGTTAATGACGGAGGGGGAGCACATTGCCACAGAGATTGCTGCAAAATTTACTGCACTCTACTCACTTTCTCAGTATCATCGGCAGACAGAGGTGTTCACACCGTTCTTCAATGAGGTGCTTGAGAAAAAGCAGGGTATTGAGAGTTCCTTCTTGTTTGACAGCTCATCACGGGAGTGCACTACTGGTGCCAGTGAAGACGTCTTCCCCACGTCCCCACATAG contains these protein-coding regions:
- the arhgap5 gene encoding rho GTPase-activating protein 5, whose protein sequence is MAKNKDARPPTFAVSVVGLSGTEKEKGNCGVGKSCLCNRYVRPNADGYYTEHTSVLSTIDFGGRVVNNDHFLYWGDVSHRGDDGLDCKIQVIEQTEFIDDQTFLPHRSTNLQPYTKRAAATKLQSAEKLMYICTDQLGLEQDFDQKQMPDGKLNIDGFLLCIDVSKGCNRKFDDQMKFINSLYSQIVKTKKPIVVAATKCDECVDQHLRDLQAFVASKKNLLLIETSARSNVNAELCFNALIQQLDKTRGKPKTVPYLEAYKIQRQLVASVSDRFEKLMVHSVRDYHTTWKGVVNNMKGQPDYDDFITLEGSRKARNMFTKHISQLKQEHIKRRREEYLTTLPKTLNNLLNNLEEVEPLSWPEAQSVIRNRPDFQYWFVILEQTPWDETDHIDISDRRIPFDLLDTPDGERIYHNHVQHLLSEKRRGEMKERFKKTLERVHFISAGQPWEEVMCFVMEDEAYKYITESDRRDVYCRHQQEIVERAKEDFQEMLFEHAELFYDLDLNATPSCDKMSEIHSVLNEEPRYRALQKLAPDRESLLLKHIGFVYHPTKETCLSGQNCVDMKVEQVLANRLVQLDHGRSNLYYNSANIDKINLCLLGREGLSQELANEIRAQSTDDEYTLDGKIYELELLPVDVNSTLLFSHTWVNSFKPHGCFCVFNSIESLNCIGDCIGRIRAEIAQSRRDRFAQPLPFILILANQRDSVCKNIPILRHQGQQLANKLQCTFVDIPSGAFPRKFTEFQIKQGLRAVLEGLKHNFDVLAPLPSIKDMSETDLRIVMCAMCWDPFSVDLILSPFLDSHCCSAGQPGQSNTLILDKIIGDSRRRIQVTVLSYHTAIGVRKDELVHGYILVYSAKRKASMATLRAFLAEVQDVIPVQMVAITDSQADFFENDAIKELMTEGEHIATEIAAKFTALYSLSQYHRQTEVFTPFFNEVLEKKQGIESSFLFDSSSRECTTGASEDVFPTSPHSHSPAYNTYYPESDDDNEAPPPYSPIGDDVQLLPTPSERAKYRIDLEGNEYPVHSTPIGDHERNHKVPPPVRPKPVLPKPNVKKLDPNLLKTIEAGMRSNRRMQRGPMTHSEDVEASDNYADPVDTLLRSRGFHNDDIYAVPDDAHSRLVKIRNSFGGLHSLHGGGEEENGFDRKSQAGRRPSKYKHRSKILFSKTKAYQRRFHSDSDGEESGHATQKKKKGRAHRGSEEDPLLSPADPWKGGIDNPAITSDPEQEDKKMKKKKTPKTPKEPKKPRSSKPPKPLYPPTRRTWESNYFGVPLQSLVTLDRPIPLFIEKCVDYIERTGLTTEGLYRVSGNKTDQDNIQKQFDQDHSIDFVVMDVAVNAAAGALKAFFADLPDPLIPYSLHPELVEAAKIVDYIERLLVLREIVKKFPPVNYQVFKYIITHLNRVSQHSKITLMPPDNLSICFWPTLMRPDFENKDTLSTTKLNQAVIESFIVQSDYFFHGGEVAESSSSEGTPPPHCHNMVEALLPLQLPPPLQPQQIQHTLHPDPLI